GATATAAGGGGGTGAAAGGGGGACCTGGCTTTGACTCGAAGGGAGAAGGAGATTATGAAGCTGAAAGGTCTAAGAGAGTTTGTGGTCTGAGCGTTTCTACTGGGGCAAGTGcttctgagaggcagaggcggctGAGATCTGGAAACAGGTCTGCAAATCTGGTCACTGGTCCCATTGCCAGTAACGCTGTGCGCTGTTGAGGGAGTGTATTGGGAGAAAAACCACGCGTTGTCTGTCCTGGAAGGAACAAGCCAGTGAGAGCCGGCCTGATGGGAGGACTGGCGAAAGCGGCTTGGTGAAGCCCGTGCTCCTTGGGGGTGGGAATGCGGGGATGGGGTCGTCGCGATGCAGGGAGGGCGACAGGGTCCAGGCCGTGCTCATAAGGTTGGagctgtactctcagctactcggggctgGTCCTTGATTTTGGCTGCGCTTGCGCGCCCTCCCCCCTTTCTGGGCGCCAGGTCCCGCCTTCTAAATCTCTCCAGGTCTCCGGGACGCTAGAATTTTCCCTTCCGAACGTGGCCCCGCCCTCTCCACTCGTGATTGGCCCTAAATTCCGGGCCTCAGTTTTCATTGGATAAGCGGTCGCTGAGCGGGGCGCAGGCGACTAAATTTCCACTGGGTCTTCTCACCGGCTTCGCTCAGTTGGGCACTGCTGAGCAGCTGAGAAGGTGGCGACCTAGGTGCCATGGGGCTGGGCCGGGTCCTGCTGTTTCTGGCCGTCGCCTTCCCTTTTGCACTCCTGGCAGCCGCCGCTGGTGAGTGGGGTTCCTGGCGGTCCTCGGCGGAGCGGGAGCTGCGGGGCGTTTCCGGGGGTCCGGGTGGGTCGCGGCGAGCGCTGTGCGGTCAGGGCGGGGCTCAGGTGCGCTGTCGGGGGTGCAGGGAGCTGGACGCGGCCTGTTCCCGCCACACCTCAGCCCTGCTTTCCCGTCTCccgtctctctttttttttttctgagacagagtctctctctgtcgcccaggctggagtgcagtggcgcgatcttggctcactgcaagctccgcctcccgggttcacgccattctcctgcctcagcctcccgagtagctgggactacaggcgcccgtcaccacgcccggctaattttttgtatttttagtagagatggggtttcaccgtgttagtcaggatggtctcgatctcctcaccgcgtgatcctcccgcctcggcctcccaaagtgctgggattacaagcgtgagccaccgcgcccggcctcccgtCTCTTTTCAGTCCTCCTCGGGATGGCGCATCACCCGCATTTTCTGGTCTCCTCCTGcactttctctcctcctctctcctccgcCTCCTCTCACTTTTCAGACAAACCAGACCTTCTGAGGCCCCTGGGTTCCCGGGCTGCTCCTGTGAATGGCATTCGAAGCCCGTTCCAGCGCGGCCGCTGAGGCAGCCACTTTCCCTGGTGCTGGGGGCGGATCTCAGGTCCCTGAAGTCCTGTCCTTTCCGGGAGCCGACGTGTTCTCAGCTCCTGGGCCGCAGCTCCTGGAGCTGGGCCCTCCTTTCTTGGGACCCGGAGCTGGTGCTTCCTGCTGCTGTGGGGACCGTGGGGGATCCCGACTCTCAAGCTGAGGGGTTGGAGTCTGCAGGCTCCGGGAAGAGGATTCTTCCAGCGACTTCTCTCATCCCCAGTTCATTCTCCCCTCGCCTCCGGCTCCGGGGGTCCTCTCCTCTCTCGCATCCCACCCCTACTAATGACCAATGATCTAAGGACACCAGATTCCCTCTcacctcctcccctgcccatCTTAGGGCGCCCTGGGTCCTGTTGCTCTCCCAGCTCCCTGCTACCCCTTCCTGTGTGCTGTTCTCTGATCCATTTCTAGGGTGTCCTCTGCCTTCATCCCCCGCCCCCGCCACTGAAGGTCCCTCTTGCCTCCCTTATGAGCCTTTCCTACAAGCACCCTTCACCCAGTGCTGCCCCTATGCCTCCCCCTTCCCAAATGTCCCTGACTCTAACTTCCTGGTGCTGCCTTTTGTCCGGGGGGGGGTCTTCCCTCCATCCCACTCCCCTCCAGACCCCCAAGGGGAGCCCTGATGCTAATGGCAGTTGGGCCTTAGGCAGGGCGCAGGGCAGCGCAGGTACCCCCTCCCCTCCAGTGCAGGTGCCTGCTCTGGGCCCTGCCTCATTGTGGGCCCTTCCCCACTTCTTCATCCTCAGCCTCACCCTCTTGAGGACCCCACCCTCCAGCCCACAGGTGCTGGACCATCCCTCCCTGGTCCCTCCGCCCCTCTCCACCTTGGGACCTTGTGCTGCTCCTATCTCTTGCCCAGCTGCCTTGGGCCCTCAGCAAGTTCTCATCTTTCAGTGGGACAGTGGGAGTGCTGGAGCATGTGACAGTGCTGAGCATCTTTCCCAAGCCCCACCCTCCCCCAGAGCGCCCTCCCCTCCTGTCCTCACCCTACCCCAAGTTCTCCCACAGTCACTCCTGCCCCATGCTCATGCCGCCCTCCAGTTCTTGCTCTGCCCatctcccctccccaacccagaCCTAAAACAGGCTGTTGGGCCAACTGTTACTTGACCTTCATTCTTTTGGTTCCTTGACCCCAGTGGGCATATCTAAAATCTGTTTTGCCTGCTCTTGGGGTGCCACTGCTCCCCCTCCAGCACTACTCCTTTTGGCAGGTCCTTCCTCAGGCTGAGAATCTCCCCCACTACCTTGGTTTTCTCTCTCTGGCCAGCACCCCCACcccttgctttgtttttaatttttaacttttgtttggGTACGTAGtagatatatatgtttatatttatggggtacatgggatattttgacacaggcctacaatatgtaataatcacatcagggtaaatggggtatctatcacaacaagcatttatcctttctttgtgctacaaacaaccccattatgctctttcagttatttttaaatgtacaataaattattgttgactgtactcaccctgctgtgctatctactagatcttattcattctaactatatttttgtgcccattaaccatccgcgcttccccactccccactacccttctcagcctctggtaatcatcattctaTTGTCTCTCCCCATGAggtcaattgttttaatttttggctgccacaaataagtgagaacacgcaaaGTTTGTCTGTCTGGGCctggggcttatttcacttcacataatgacctccagttctttGCAAATGACACGATGGCTGAATGGTACTCCACATACACgtgtgcaccacattttctttatccattcatctgttgatgggcacttaggttgccTGCAgatcttggctattttgaatagtgctgcattaaACATGGAAAAGTAGATAGCTCTTTAATATaccgatttcctttcttttgggtatatgcctaacAGTGGGAGTGCTGGAGCATATGACAGCTCTATTATATTTGTAGTTTTTGGAAGAACCTCCACATTGTttcccatagtggttgtactagtttacattcccaaccaacagtgtacaagggttcccttttgcTACATCCTCGCCAGCCTTCCTTAATGCCTGTCTTCTGGATAAAAGCCAGTTTATCTGGGGTGGGATGTTATCTCGTAagagttttgatttgcattcatctgttgacgaacgatgttgagcaccttttcatatacctgtttgccatttgtatgtcttcttttgagaaatgattattcagatcttttgctcatttttaaattggattattagattttttttcctatagagttgtttgagctcttatATGTTTCAGTTACtgatcctttgtcagatgaatagtttgaaaatattttctcccattcttggatggtctcttcattttgtttattgtttactttgctgtgcagaagctttttaacttgatatgatcccatttatgcAATTTTACTTTGGttacctgtgcttgtggggtattactttaaaaatctttgcccagtccaatatcctagagagtttccccaatgttttcttgtatagTTTCATAGTCTGAGGTCATAgatttacatctttaatccattttgatttgatttttgtatatggtgaaagatagggtctagtttcattcttctgcataaggATATCTAGTTTCCCCAGCATTTtattattgaagagactctcctttgccaatgtgtgttcttggtaACTTTGTTGGaaatgagtttactgtagatgtatggatttgtttctgggttctctattctgtttcattggtctgtgtgtctgtttttatgccagtatcatgctgttttggttactgtagctctgtagtataatttgaagtcagataatgtgattcctctagttttgttcattttgctcaggatagctttatctattctggttttttttttttgtgtgtggttccatatacattttaggattatttttactatttctgtgaagaatgtcattagtgttttgatagggattgcattgaatctgtagattgctttgggcagtacggatatttcaacaaaattgattcttccagtccatgaacgtggaatatcttttccattttttgtgtcctcttcaattttttgcgtcagtgttttttgtttttggtttttgagatggagtttcgctcttgttgcccaggctagaatgcaatggcgtgatcttcgctcaccgcaacctctgcctcccaggttcaagcgattcttctgcctcagcctcccaagtagctgagattacaggcatgtgccactgtgcctggctaattttgtatttttagtagagacggggtttctccatgttggccaggctggtcttgaactcccgacctcaggtgatccacctgcctcggcctcccaaagtgctgggattacaggcatgagccaccacgcccagccacatcactgttttatagtttttgttggagagatctttcacttcttcagttaagtttattcctcagtattttattttatttgtagctattgtaaatgggattcgtttcttgatttctttttcagattatttgctgTTAGCACATAgacatgctactgatttttgcatgctgattttgtatcctgcaactttactgaatttgttcttcagttctaatagttttttggtggagtctttaggtttttccaaatatcagATCACATGATGTGCAAACAAGGATAAtctgacttcttcttttccagttttaatgccctttctttctttctcctgtctgattgctctagttaGGATCTGCAGTACTGTGTTGCATAACTGTGGTAAAATTAgtcatccttgtcttattccagatcttagagaaaaggctttcagttttccctCATTCAGTATGTTACTAGCTGTGAGTtcgtcatatatggcttttattatattgaggtctGTTCCTTGTATActtagttttttgagagtttttatcatgaagggatgttgaatttatcaaatgctttttcagtatcAATTGAATGATACTggcttttgtcctttattctgttgatatgatgtattacattgattgatttgtgtatgttaaatcatccttgcatacctggaataCATTCCACTTGGTCATaaagaatgatctttttaatgtattgttgaatttggtttgctagtatttcctTGACGATTTTTACAtcggtgttcatcagggatacaggcctgtagttttctttttttaatgtgtctttacctggttttggtatcaggatattCCTCgctttgtaaaatgagtttggaagtattccctcctcctctgtttttcagaaCAGTTTGAATAGGACTGATATTtcttgttctttaaatgtttaattgtGGTAAAGTATACATTACATAAATTTTACTGTTTTAACCACTTTTCAGTGTATACTCGGTGGCATTAGATACATTCATATTTTTGTGCAACccaaaactctgtacccattaatcggtaactccccattcctccctacctctggcctctggtaaccaccattctactttttatttctatgaatttgaccactCTAGGTACCTCATTTAAGTAGAATCatgtaatgtttgtctttttgtttctggcttatttcacttataatatttttgaggttcggtgggcacagtggctcacgcctggatttccagcagtttgggaggctgaagcaggtggatcacctgagttttggagttcgaaaccagcctggccaacatggtgaaaccccatctctactaaaaatactaaaagttagccgggcatgatggcgggtgcctgtaatctcagctactcgggaggctgaggcaggagaatcgcttgaatccgggaagtggaggttgtagtgagctgagatcaggccactgcactccagcctgggcaacaagagtgaaattccatctccaaaaaaaataaaaaataaaacaataataataatgatattttcgaggttcatccaagttgtagtatgggtcagaatttcattccttttaaggATGGATAATACTCAttatatgtatgtaccacatcttGGTTATCCATCCCTCAGACAACGGACACTTGGGTTACTTCTACCTTTTGGATATTGgcaaatatttcatttcctttgggcatatatttatttcctttgggtatttcttttgggtatatatccagaaataGAAGCAGTACACAGGGGCTTCATTTTCTCTACCTCCTTGCCAACCTTGCtctttgtgtgcgtgtgtgtgtgtgtgtgtgtgtgtgtaggtgtgtgatAACAGCCATACTGATTGGTTtcagatggcatctcattgtggtttggatttgcattttcctaatgagtgctgacattgagcattttttcatgtgtttgttgatcatttgtatattttctttgaagaattggccatttaagtcttttgcccattttttcccCCACATAGTGTCTCATGgctactttgcccattttttagtgggttgactgttttgttgtttttgtcagacttttttatatattctggaaacgaatctcttatcagatatatgacttgcagtatttatttcatttcagggTTGATTGCTTTTTCACTCTGATTGTGCCCTTTGATGCATAGATGTTTTGAATTTTCATCAGTCCACTTTGTTAGTTCTTTCTATTCTATCTgtgctttggtgtcatatccatgAAAGCATTGTCAATCCTATGTCATGAAGATTATCCCCAATGTTTGCTTCTAAGAAATTTTTAGGTTTTGGTTCTTGAGTGTAgagtttaggtctttgattcattttgagttaatttttgtatatagtgcaaattaagggtccaattttattttatttgaacacCCAGTGCCCCCAGAACTATTTGCTGAAAAGATCAACTGACTCTTTGTCACCTGTTCACTCCAGTGGACACTAACTGTTCCACCCACTTGCTGTCTTGGGGCCCTGTCATGCCACTCTTCTACTTTGGACCCAAGCCAACACCATTGCTCCCCTCTGGGATACTGACCCCACTATAAACTTCACTGGGGCTACAACCTTCCTACCCCTTATGCCTCATGACCACCCCCTCCCTTGCCCCCGCTATGCCCATGATGAGTCTCTTCTCGAGGCAGCTCCCCTTGCCTCCATCTCACCCTCACCTGTGCACCACAGCCACACTGGACATGGGTCCCTCTGAGCCTGAGTCCCTTCCCATTCCCACCGTCCCCTCTGGCAAGACCTTCCTTCCACCACTGCCTTCATGCTCCTCCCTTGCCCCTGCAGGGCAACCTCTCCCCTTGGCCCCTATTCCCTTAGGGGGCTTGTGGCCACCCAGTCCTGGCACCTGGCCTACAAGTTTGCCATcttcattcctccttcttctgttCATCAGCCCCCTCCTCTGTCCTCCCACCCTCACAGTTTTCCTTGTATATGAAATCCTCGTTCTTGTCCCTTTGCCCGTGTGCATTTCCTGCCTCCTCAGGAAGGTTGGGACAGCAGACCTGTGTGTTAAACATCAATGTGAAGTTACttccaggaagaagtttcaccTGTAAGTTCCTCTTCCCCAGAGCCCCACAGTCTTCGTTATAACCTCACGGTGCTGTCCCGGGATGGATCTGTGCAGTCAGGGTTTCTCGCTGAGGGACATCTGGATGGTCAGCTGTTCCTGCACTGTGACGGGCAGAAATGCAGGACAAAGCCCCAGGGACAGTGGGCAGAAGACGTCCTGGGAGCTGAGACCAGAGACTTGACAGAGAACGGAAAGAACCTCAGGATGACCCTGGCTCATTTGAAGGACCAGAAAGGAGGTGAGAGTCGGCAGGGGCAAGAGTGACTGGAGAGGCCTTTTCCAGAAAAGTTAGGGGCAGAGAGCAGGGACCTGTCTCTTCCCACTGGATCTGGCTCAGGCTGGGGGTCAGGAATGGAGGTCAGTGGAACTCAGCAGGGAGGTGAGCCGGCACTCAGCCCACACAGGCAGGCATGGAGGAGGGCCAGGGAGGCGTACCCCCTGGGCTGAGTTCTTCACTTGGGTGGAAAGGTGTCGGGTTCGGGAATGGAGAAGTCACTGCTGGGTGGGGGCAGGCTTGCACTCCCTCCAGGAGATTACGGTCTGTGAGATCCATGAAGACAACAGCACCAGGGGCTCCCAGCATTTCTACTACGATGAGGAGCTCTTCCTCTCCCAAAACCTGGAGACTCAGGAACAGACAGAGCCCCAGTCCTCCAGAGCTCAGATCTTGGCTATGAACGTCACGAATTTCTGGAAGGAAGATGCCATGAAGACCAAGACACACTATCGCGCTGTGCAGGCAGACTGCCTGCAGAAACTACAGCGATATCGAAAATCCGGCATAGTCCTGAGGAGAACAGGTACCAACCCTGGCCAGGGGCTCTCCTCTCCCTCCAATTCTGCTAGATTTGCCTCGCCTCCCAGCTGTGTCCAGGGAAACCCTCCCTGTGCTATGGACGAAGGCATTTCCTGTTGGCTTATTGTGTCCTGATTTTCCTCTATTGTTAGAGCCACTGGATAAAGACAGTGGGTCAGGGACTGAACCGTGCAGTGTTGTAATCAGGGAAAGCAGAGGACCCTCCGACGGAATCCTGAGCCTGTGGTGGGTGTCAGGCAGGAAAGGAAGCCTTCAGGGCCAGGGctgccccctctgcctcccagcctgccCATCCCGGAGAGTTCCCTCCTGGCCCCACGACCCAGGAGTCCACCCCTGACATCCCCCCTCCTCAGCATCAATGTGGGGATCCCAGAGCCTGAGGCCACAGTCCCGAGGCCCATCCTCCTGCCAGCCTGGAGGAACTGGGCCCCAGGGTGAGGACAGACTTGCAGATCAGGGGTCCCGGAGGGCTTCAGCCAGAGTGAGAACAGTGGAGAGAAACGGCCCTATTCCTCTCCCCTTCTGAGAGGGGAGCAGGGCTTCACTGGCTCTGCCCTTTCTTCTCCAGTGCCCCCCATGGTGATTGTCACCCGCAGCGAGGCCTCAGAGGGCAACATCACCGTGACGTGCTGGGCTTCTGGCTTCTATCCCTGGAATATCACACTGACCTGGCGTCAGGATGGAGTATCTttgagccacgacgcccagcaGTGGGGGGATGTCCTGCGTGATGAGAATGGGACCTACCAGACCTGGGTGGCCACCAGGATTCGCCAAGGAGAGGAGCAGAGGTTCACCTGCCACGTGGAACACAGCGGGAATCACGGCACTCACCCTGTGCCCTCTGATGAGCCTAGGGTGACCCTGGAGAGGTCAGGCCAGGGTAGGGACAGCAGGGATGGCTGTGGCTCTTTGCCCAGTGTATAACAAGTCCCTTTTTTTCAGGGAAAGTGCCGGTGCTCCAGAGTCAATGGACagacattccatttttttctgctgttgctgctgctgctgctatttttgttattattttctacgTCCTTTTGTGTAAGAAGAAAACATCAGCTGCAGAGGGTCCAGGTGAGAAAAGGGGGCAGTTTCTGGAGACGGTAAGGCCCCTGTCTGGACAGTAGGGTCCCCTCATTGCACCTACAAAGATAGGCATGTTGGTGACAAGGCTTCTGTAACGGGATGGAAGTTGGGGAATTTGGGAATGGAATGGGGGCAGCATCTCCATCTACGCCCATAAGTGTTTCCCAAGCAAGGGTCAAACATCCAGCTGTGGCCTCCTCCTGCTGCAGGTGAGGAGTGGGCAGCAGGGAGGGCTGCGGCGCCTGCTTTGTCTCCATCCCCGTCTCTGTGTCTCTCAGGCTCACTAGGGCGCATCCAGGTGGGGTGAGCTGGGAATCACGTGCTGATTGCTGAGGGCCTGGATGATCATGGCCTCAGAGGGAGCAAATAGTAAAGGTGGCTGTGATCTGGGGAGGGCCAGAAACTGGAGAGGAATCTGAGGAGAGGCGGTGCCCCTATTCCCTTCCTCTCTGCATCCCTCTCCCCTATTTCTCCAGCCATCGGGGCAGACACCAAGAAAAAGACCTATGAGGCCCAGCCTGGGGGCCCTGCCTGTGTAGCCTTTTGGAGACCCCTTGTAACAGGGAGGGTCCTGAGCACACACGGCCATCTCTGTCCACGTTGCAGCTCCCCATGCACCTCCTCCAGGAGCTTTCTTGAGGTTGTTGTGTCCTCCGCGCCATTCGAGGCCCTGCTCTTTCCAGGTTCCCATGGCCTGGCCTCCCTGAGTTTCCTTGCAGATGACACGGATGAGTAGATAAGCAGATGTTCCTGGGCCATTTGAGGAGCGGGACCCAGCCCCTCATCAGGACAGCTGTGGTCCCTGTTTTCATCCTACCTCCAAGTGTTTTCTTCTCCAGGTCCTGAGGGACACAGTCCTCAGGGCCCATGTTTTTGGGGCTTTGTCCTGTGCTCTGTGGCCTCGCCTTGCCCTCCCTGGGCCAATTTCCCTTTCTAAAGGTGGTCACTGCCTGGTAAGTTTGGAGTAAGGG
The sequence above is drawn from the Nomascus leucogenys isolate Asia chromosome 22a, Asia_NLE_v1, whole genome shotgun sequence genome and encodes:
- the MICB gene encoding MHC class I polypeptide-related sequence B, which codes for MGLGRVLLFLAVAFPFALLAAAAEPHSLRYNLTVLSRDGSVQSGFLAEGHLDGQLFLHCDGQKCRTKPQGQWAEDVLGAETRDLTENGKNLRMTLAHLKDQKGGLHSLQEITVCEIHEDNSTRGSQHFYYDEELFLSQNLETQEQTEPQSSRAQILAMNVTNFWKEDAMKTKTHYRAVQADCLQKLQRYRKSGIVLRRTVPPMVIVTRSEASEGNITVTCWASGFYPWNITLTWRQDGVSLSHDAQQWGDVLRDENGTYQTWVATRIRQGEEQRFTCHVEHSGNHGTHPVPFFSGKVPVLQSQWTDIPFFSAVAAAAAIFVIIFYVLLCKKKTSAAEGPELVSLQVLDQHPVGTGDHRDATQLGFQPLMSAPGSTGSTEGA